One Megalopta genalis isolate 19385.01 chromosome 5, iyMegGena1_principal, whole genome shotgun sequence DNA window includes the following coding sequences:
- the LOC117221043 gene encoding uncharacterized protein LOC117221043, with product MASLSGCVSTMVDDEEQEELRCTGSDVEIEEYTDTEESPYVAYQATDKLFDTDRAGWQKFSFIVTLFAVVMSITFLIITYPLYLESVSTVSSAYTGLLFTALSSTCILGIVWFVVGRISPPPPLIPNSMRIKIPRCALLKISFVYALSGILITLCLDQSRVVCHLQDPIKGITLVFSLVYYFFFCRKMMSLQRIFSSTTIIVGLFISVDYGLCDEFRCRGREVSAHTAGVRGSWGVRAIWTFVYVGSLAAFAMFFTLLEGHYTTEQQNMCQIVASQQNSFLYTVSRLVSSRDIRRRGSEEEGGRLLHVTDPDPTVKPKHIPKPPILETLFYIHSIAFFVILSLCWLDTLPGIGRGLSPVDLYRTLAHGLTCHFKNSESCSSIAAHGWTFLIAYTVFSISALNFLSMNESAVFTVATATVSLPLSGIWWSIYKMEIGTHGGFIVWSPGVTGELICALLGLPVVLLGLGLLVRSHFRDTQPCYLTMQPPDVQYEPSQR from the exons ATGGCAAGTCTAAGTGGTTGCGTCTCGACAATGGTGGACGACGAGGAACAGGAAGAGCTTCGCTGCACAGGAAGCGACGTCGAGATCGAGGAATACACGGACACCGAGGAGTCGCCATATGTTGCTTATCAGGCCACTGATAAGCTGTTTGATACGGACCGAGCTGGATGGCAAAAATTCAGCTTCATCGTCACCCTTTTCGCTGTCGTCATGTCCATCACCTTTCTGATTATCACCTATCCCCTTTATCTGGAGAGCGTCAGCACTGTTTCCAGCGCCTACACAG GGTTGCTTTTTACCGCCCTGAGTTCCACCTGCATTCTCGGCATAGTGTGGTTTGTTGTTGGAAGAAtttcaccaccaccaccactgaTTCCCAACAGCATGAGGATCAAGATACCACGCTGTGCTCTACTCAAAATAAGCTTCGTCTACGCCCTTTCCGGGATTTTGATCACACTCTGCTTAGACCAAAGCAGGGTGGTCTGTCATCTCCAGGATCCAATCAAGGGAATCACTCTGGTCTTTTCCCTCGTCTATTACTTCTTCTTCTGCCGAAAAA TGATGAGCTTGCAACGGATCTTCTCGAGCACCACAATAATTGTAGGCCTGTTCATAAGCGTCGACTACGGACTCTGCGATGAATTTCGATGCCGTGGCAGGGAGGTTTCCGCCCACACAGCCGGCGTGAGAGGATCTTGGGGCGTCAGGGCTATTTGGACTTTCGTCTACGTGGGTTCACTGGCTGCCTTCGCCATGTTTTTCACTTTGCTGGAAGGCCACTACACTACCGAA cAACAGAACATGTGCCAGATAGTTGCCAGTCAGCAGAACTCATTCCTTTATACAGTGTCTCGTCTGGTGTCATCCAGGGATATCAGACGTCGTGGATCCGAAGAGGAGGGTGGCAGATTGTTACATGTGACAGACCCTGACCCCACTGTCAAGCCAAAACACATTCCAAAGCCTCCCATTTTGGAGACCCTTTTCTACATCCATTCTATCGCATTCTTCGTCATCTTGTCTTTGTGCTGGTTGGACACGCTGCCCGGGATAGGCAGG GGTCTATCACCGGTGGATCTCTATCGCACCTTGGCCCACGGTCTCACCTGCCACTTCAAGAACTCAGAGTCCTGTTCCAGCATCGCAGCTCATGGTTGGACCTTCCTGATCGCTTACACTGTCTTCAGCATCTCTGCTCTCAACTTCCTATCGATGAACGAGAGCGCAGTCTTCACAGTTGCCACGGCTACAGTGTCTCTTCCATTGTCTGGCATCTGGTGGAGCATTTATAAAATGGAGATTGGTACTCACGGTG GATTCATTGTATGGTCACCTGGAGTTACCGGAGAACTCATCTGTGCGCTTTTGGGTCTGCCAGTGGTTCTGCTAGGTCTCGGACTTCTGGTCAGGTCGCACTTCAGGGACACTCAACCTTGCTACCTGACGATGCAGCCACCGGACGTCCAGTACGAGCCATCCCAAAGATGA
- the LOC117221045 gene encoding uncharacterized protein LOC117221045 yields the protein MARNKDQFEYKLLTQDRIEEALQIQAETMKQECLAIGLGMFEEPGAPEEMQLLFKEIVKDGATIIVVDKETNELAAVAFNKIHARPQEGVKDQLDTFIEENLTKKSCQELVKFLGDIETNEDIFEKLAIDGAMELFYLGTNPKYQGIGIGSELVKQCIEFAKGLANGTTKRCPIDDEMVNEEVVPKIIFGVFASNFSQRIADKLNFEVFYEVRYEDVSFRDKKLSDRIGDEHKSARLQVLKL from the exons ATGGCTCGAAACAAGGATCAGTTCGAGTATAAGCTACTGACACAGGACAGGATTGAAGAGGCTCTGCAGATTCAGGCGGAGACCATGAAGCAGGAGTGCCTGGCTATAGGGCTGGGCATGTTCGAGGAGCCAGGTGCGCCTGAGGAGATGCAGCTGCTCTTCAAGGAGATCGTAAAGGATGGTGCCACGATCATCGTGGTTGATAAAGAGACCaacgaactcgccgcggtcgCTTTCAACAAGATCCAT GCCAGGCCCCAGGAAGGCGTGAAGGACCAGCTGGACACCTTCATAGAGGAGAACCTGACGAAGAAATCGTGCCAGGAGCTGGTGAAGTTTCTCGGTGAT ATTGAAACCAATGAGGACATTTTCGAGAAACTCGCAATTGATGGAGCGATGGAATTGTTCTACCTTGGCACAAACCCAAAGTATCAGGGCATAGGAATTGGGAGCGAGTTGGTGAAGCAGTGCATCGAGTTTGCTAAAGGACTTGCAAATGGCACCACAAAGAGATGCCCGATTGATGATGAGATGGTAAACGAAGAAGTGGTCCCAAAAATAATCTTTGGCGTGTTCGCATCGAATTTCAGTCAGCGTATAGCTGATAAACTAAACTTTGAAGTTTTCTACGAAGTTCGGTATGAGGATGTCAGTTTTAGGGACAAGAAATTGTCAGATAGGATCGGCGACGAGCATAAGTCAGCTAGATTACAAGTATTGAAGCTTTAA
- the LOC117221044 gene encoding arylalkylamine N-acetyltransferase 1 isoform X1, with protein MGSRTRMPSYRPWGSIEDGAIEFESLTDETLEGALEVIRKSFFIYENVCKGVALMSEPGAAEELEELCLDAAKDGVSVVAIDVKSREVIGVAFNKIQIQKSPPEKGAFEVFSENCKYKASKCLVDFMINVDSRINLFKHYNTDCIFECMFLATLPQMQKRRIGESLVSSSIEVARELKRGNPVKIHILEKGNNNTIRNQAAVPNLVSAIMTSNYSQKIARKCGFEILARVSYKDFHFDGMSFSDRIGDEHRDSILVAKRL; from the exons ATGGG TTCCCGAACTAGAATGCCATCCTACAGGCCGTGGGGCTCCATAGAGGACGGAGCTATTGAATTCGAGTCTCTAACAGATGAAACCTTGGAGGGGGCACTGGAGGTCATCAGGAAGAGCTTCTTCATCTACGAGAACGTCTGTAAAGGCGTAGCATTGATGTCGGAACCTGGTGCCGCCGAAGAACTCGAAGAACTCTGTTTGGACGCTGCCAAGGACGGCGTAAGTGTAGTGGCCATCGACGTGAAGTCTCGCGAGGTCATCGGCGTGGCCTTCAACAAGATACAG ATCCAGAAGAGTCCTCCAGAGAAGGGAGCGTTCGAGGTGTTCAGCGAGAACTGCAAGTACAAAGCATCAAAGTGTTTGGTGGACTTCATGATCAACGTGGACTCCAGGATAAACTTGTTCAAGCACTACAACACAGACTGCATTTTCGAGTGCATGTTCCTTGCAACGCTGCCCCAGATGCAGAAGCGAAGAATAGGCGAGTCCTTGGTGTCCTCGTCGATAGAGGTTGCCAGGGAGCTGAAAAGGGGGAACCCGGTGAAAATTCATATCCTCGAAAAGGGCAACAACAACACAATACGGAACCAGGCAGCCGTACCAAATTTAGTGTCTGCCATCATGACTTCAAACTACTCGCAGAAGATCGCGAGAAAGTGCGGCTTCGAGATCTTGGCAAGGGTCAGTTATAAAGACTTCCACTTCGACGGGATGTCCTTCAGCGACAGGATAGGGGATGAGCATCGTGATTCCATTCTAGTAGCCAAGAGACTATAG
- the LOC117221044 gene encoding arylalkylamine N-acetyltransferase 1 isoform X2 — protein sequence MPSYRPWGSIEDGAIEFESLTDETLEGALEVIRKSFFIYENVCKGVALMSEPGAAEELEELCLDAAKDGVSVVAIDVKSREVIGVAFNKIQIQKSPPEKGAFEVFSENCKYKASKCLVDFMINVDSRINLFKHYNTDCIFECMFLATLPQMQKRRIGESLVSSSIEVARELKRGNPVKIHILEKGNNNTIRNQAAVPNLVSAIMTSNYSQKIARKCGFEILARVSYKDFHFDGMSFSDRIGDEHRDSILVAKRL from the exons ATGCCATCCTACAGGCCGTGGGGCTCCATAGAGGACGGAGCTATTGAATTCGAGTCTCTAACAGATGAAACCTTGGAGGGGGCACTGGAGGTCATCAGGAAGAGCTTCTTCATCTACGAGAACGTCTGTAAAGGCGTAGCATTGATGTCGGAACCTGGTGCCGCCGAAGAACTCGAAGAACTCTGTTTGGACGCTGCCAAGGACGGCGTAAGTGTAGTGGCCATCGACGTGAAGTCTCGCGAGGTCATCGGCGTGGCCTTCAACAAGATACAG ATCCAGAAGAGTCCTCCAGAGAAGGGAGCGTTCGAGGTGTTCAGCGAGAACTGCAAGTACAAAGCATCAAAGTGTTTGGTGGACTTCATGATCAACGTGGACTCCAGGATAAACTTGTTCAAGCACTACAACACAGACTGCATTTTCGAGTGCATGTTCCTTGCAACGCTGCCCCAGATGCAGAAGCGAAGAATAGGCGAGTCCTTGGTGTCCTCGTCGATAGAGGTTGCCAGGGAGCTGAAAAGGGGGAACCCGGTGAAAATTCATATCCTCGAAAAGGGCAACAACAACACAATACGGAACCAGGCAGCCGTACCAAATTTAGTGTCTGCCATCATGACTTCAAACTACTCGCAGAAGATCGCGAGAAAGTGCGGCTTCGAGATCTTGGCAAGGGTCAGTTATAAAGACTTCCACTTCGACGGGATGTCCTTCAGCGACAGGATAGGGGATGAGCATCGTGATTCCATTCTAGTAGCCAAGAGACTATAG
- the LOC117221046 gene encoding uncharacterized protein LOC117221046, protein MNSRSSYIVEWANESNLQEVLSFLHENFDKEEVVLTSMRNDDPTENEESMWTDHEKIIKAIFTSSPCLIVKHEFTKRIIAVNQMIVSRNPRFDTTGDGVTAVFVNNPPKTKLMERYFNYLSGIANKANLYQKFPDAKAAVEFYAVVVDKEHRGKGLAKTLIKEGISFATNLEDVGFIFGIFTSTFSSKAAKQLGFWSVMQVDLLKETNETGRLIFQDTPPHNIISVLVLSV, encoded by the coding sequence ATGAACTCGAGAAGTTCATATATTGTAGAATGGGCAAATGAATCTAATTTGCAGGAGGTTCTATCATTTCTGCATGAAAATTTTGACAAGGAGGAGGTCGTGCTGACAAGCATGAGAAACGATGATCCAACCGAAAATGAAGAGTCTATGTGGACAGACCACGAGAAGATCATCAAGGCGATCTTCACTTCCTCTCCGTGTTTGATAGTCAAGCATGAATTCACGAAGAGAATTATCGCGGTGAACCAGATGATTGTCAGTAGAAATCCAAGGTTCGACACCACAGGCGATGGAGTCACAGCTGTGTTCGTGAACAATCCACCTAAAACGAAGTTGATGGAACGGTACTTCAACTATCTGTCGGGCATCGCTAATAAAGCCAACTTGTATCAGAAGTTTCCGGACGCTAAGGCTGCTGTAGAGTTCTACGCAGTAGTGGTGGACAAGGAACACCGTGGCAAAGGATTAGCGAAAACTTTGATAAAAGAGGGTATATCCTTCGCGACAAATCTGGAGGACGTGGGCTTTATTTTTGGAATCTTCACGTCCACCTTCTCGAGTAAGGCTGCTAAGCAACTGGGATTCTGGAGTGTCATGCAGGTAGATCTGCTGAAGGAGACGAACGAAACGGGGAGACTTATTTTCCAGGACACTCCGCCTCATAACATTATATCTGTTCTAGTTTTAAGTGTAtag